One stretch of Leadbetterella byssophila DSM 17132 DNA includes these proteins:
- a CDS encoding FGGY-family carbohydrate kinase encodes MSFILIYDIGKTNKKAFVFDQEYRIKWQKSTHFEEALDEDGDPCEDLHALEQWVKSTYEDARTLYPLKAVNFCTYGASLVFLDGNHKVLTPLYNYLKSYPQDLQERFYAQYGNEVAASTASPVLGSLNSGLLAYRLKYEKPKVFAFVRKILHLPNYMSFLFTQKACTDITSVGCHTKLWDFKKGDYHKWVEEEGIRHLLPALHPASEVKKGVDGLAIGIGLHDSSSALLPYLRTFKDPFVLISTGTWNITFNPFTTSILTEEELENDCLCYLRIDQKPIKAARLLAGIFHDEEVDKISMLYEVSREEVLATGFDPDWEGEELDLNDFVVRNPIQGKGRNWLEFMSYKEAYHQLISDLVALQVKSSSWVIEDIPKIFVDGGFGKNHLFMQMLRKALPDREVWTVEVPQASAIGAAMVIHEHWNEGGIPAKLITLTEG; translated from the coding sequence ATGAGTTTCATTCTGATTTACGATATAGGAAAAACGAATAAGAAGGCTTTTGTCTTTGATCAGGAATATAGGATCAAATGGCAAAAGAGCACCCATTTCGAAGAGGCTTTGGATGAGGATGGAGATCCCTGTGAGGATTTGCATGCTTTGGAGCAATGGGTGAAAAGTACCTACGAAGATGCTAGGACTCTTTATCCTTTGAAGGCGGTCAACTTCTGTACCTATGGTGCTTCTTTGGTATTCTTAGATGGAAATCATAAGGTCTTAACTCCTTTATATAACTACCTGAAATCCTATCCTCAGGATTTGCAGGAGCGTTTTTATGCTCAATATGGAAATGAAGTGGCGGCTTCTACTGCTTCACCTGTTTTGGGTAGCCTAAACAGCGGACTATTGGCTTATCGATTGAAATATGAAAAGCCTAAAGTGTTCGCCTTTGTGCGAAAGATCTTGCACCTTCCTAACTATATGAGTTTTCTATTTACACAGAAAGCTTGTACAGATATTACCAGCGTGGGTTGCCATACCAAACTCTGGGATTTTAAGAAGGGAGATTATCATAAGTGGGTAGAGGAAGAGGGTATTCGTCATTTATTACCTGCATTACATCCCGCCTCAGAAGTAAAAAAAGGTGTGGATGGACTGGCTATAGGCATAGGTTTACATGATTCCTCTTCGGCCTTACTTCCCTACTTAAGGACGTTTAAGGACCCATTTGTATTGATATCTACAGGTACTTGGAATATCACCTTTAATCCTTTTACTACCTCCATTTTGACGGAGGAGGAATTAGAAAACGACTGTCTATGCTATTTAAGAATTGACCAAAAGCCCATCAAGGCTGCGAGGTTGTTAGCCGGAATCTTTCACGATGAGGAGGTGGATAAGATCAGTATGCTTTATGAGGTGAGTAGGGAGGAGGTTTTAGCTACGGGTTTTGATCCGGATTGGGAAGGAGAAGAACTGGATTTGAATGATTTTGTGGTTCGAAATCCTATTCAAGGGAAGGGCAGAAACTGGTTAGAATTCATGAGCTATAAGGAGGCTTATCACCAACTGATTTCTGATCTCGTGGCCCTTCAAGTGAAGAGTAGCAGTTGGGTGATAGAAGATATTCCTAAGATCTTTGTAGATGGGGGCTTCGGGAAGAATCACCTGTTTATGCAGATGCTAAGAAAAGCTTTACCAGATAGGGAAGTATGGACGGTGGAGGTTCCTCAGGCTTCTGCTATTGGGGCTGCTATGGTGATCCATGAACATTGGAATGAGGGAGGAATTCCTGCTAAATTAATTACATTAACAGAAGGATAA
- a CDS encoding sugar isomerase, whose protein sequence is MRLDKKHIDNHNTDQSALHNKRLRFAKDEIADADQIIEKLKAFQVAIPSWALGTGGTRFGRFPGGGEPGTIEQKLEDVGLLHALNQSSGAVSLHIPWDIPQDHQALKNLAAELGLSFDAVNSNTFQDQKDQEYSYKFGSLQNVDKQVRDQAIAHNLEVIRHGEALGSKSITVWLSDGSCFPGQINFRRAYENTLESLREIYAGLPADWKLFLEYKAFEPNFYSTTVGDWGQSYSYVNKLGEKAYTLVDLGHHLPNANIEQIVSLLLMEGKLGGFHFNDSKYGDDDLTTGSIKPYQLFLIFNELVEGMDARGMNHANDLGWMIDASHNVKDPLEDLLQSVEALMIAYAQALSVDKQALKQAQMESDVVRAQEILQHAFRTDVRALVAEARLQTGGALQPLGLFRDLQVRKQLVAERGFQQSTGL, encoded by the coding sequence ATGAGATTAGATAAAAAACATATAGATAATCATAATACGGATCAATCAGCCCTGCACAATAAAAGGTTGCGCTTTGCTAAAGATGAAATAGCAGATGCAGATCAGATCATTGAGAAGTTGAAGGCTTTCCAGGTAGCTATTCCTTCCTGGGCTTTAGGTACGGGAGGTACTCGTTTCGGGAGATTTCCCGGAGGTGGGGAGCCGGGAACCATAGAGCAGAAGTTGGAAGACGTAGGCTTATTGCACGCGCTGAACCAATCTTCCGGAGCAGTTTCCCTGCATATTCCCTGGGATATTCCTCAAGATCATCAAGCCCTGAAGAACTTAGCGGCCGAACTAGGCCTAAGCTTTGATGCTGTTAATTCCAATACCTTCCAGGACCAAAAGGATCAGGAGTATTCCTATAAGTTCGGATCCCTGCAGAACGTGGATAAGCAAGTAAGAGATCAGGCTATAGCACATAATTTAGAGGTCATCCGCCACGGAGAGGCCTTAGGGTCCAAGTCCATTACCGTTTGGCTTTCAGACGGCTCTTGCTTTCCAGGGCAAATCAACTTCCGCAGAGCCTATGAGAATACCCTGGAAAGTCTGCGTGAGATTTATGCTGGTTTGCCAGCCGACTGGAAATTGTTCTTAGAGTACAAAGCCTTTGAACCTAATTTCTACAGTACCACTGTGGGCGACTGGGGGCAATCATACTCCTATGTCAATAAATTGGGCGAGAAAGCCTACACCTTAGTGGATCTGGGACATCATTTGCCGAATGCTAACATAGAGCAAATCGTTTCCTTACTATTGATGGAGGGAAAACTGGGCGGATTCCACTTTAACGACTCCAAATATGGAGATGACGACCTAACCACAGGTTCAATCAAGCCATACCAGCTTTTTCTCATCTTCAATGAACTGGTGGAAGGAATGGATGCTCGCGGTATGAATCATGCCAATGATCTGGGATGGATGATAGACGCCTCACATAATGTGAAGGATCCTTTAGAAGATCTTTTACAATCTGTAGAAGCATTGATGATAGCGTATGCGCAGGCTTTATCTGTAGATAAGCAAGCGCTAAAGCAGGCTCAAATGGAATCTGATGTAGTGCGTGCCCAAGAGATCTTGCAACATGCTTTCCGCACAGATGTAAGGGCGCTTGTGGCTGAAGCTCGACTTCAAACCGGAGGGGCTTTACAGCCTTTAGGTCTATTCAGAGATTTGCAAGTGCGTAAGCAACTTGTAGCAGAAAGAGGATTTCAGCAGTCGACCGGTCTATGA
- a CDS encoding bifunctional rhamnulose-1-phosphate aldolase/short-chain dehydrogenase, whose translation MEFKHVSYLWDEEKASKIDNEVDLFLYRSNLLGADLRLTNYGGGNTSVKITDVDPLTGEAVPVMWIKGSGGDIGTLTRGGCAALYLDRLRALERVYRGVDFEDEMVALFNHCIFDLNSKAPSIDTPLHGFLPYKHIDHLHPDAAIAIAAAKDGKAITEDLFQGEIGWVDWKRPGFELGLSLRACVQEAEQRGVTLKGIMLGSHGLFTWGETSYESYVNTLEVIEKCAEYIESKVTVPFGGAILASLGEEGRRDRAAEIAPVLRGFCSSERSMVGHFTDDERVLEFINSADLARLAPMGTSCPDHFLRTKISPLVLPLAPTEDLSEVKEKLTPVFEEYREGYKAYYETCKHPDSPAMRDPNPVVILYPGIGMFTFAKDKTTARLASEYYVNAINVMRGAEAISSYTSLPRQEAFDIEYWLLEEAKLQRMPKPKALAGRVALVTGSGGGIGKAIAKKFAQEGACVVLSDIDGQRLESTRQEFVSTFGKDAVAATFLNVTDEDSAAVAFKAAAVAFGGVDIVVNNAGISISKSIEEHSLEEWDRLYDILVKGQFIVSKAGIALMKKQGIGGDILNIVSKNAVVAGPNNPGYGSAKAAQAHLSRLMAAELGAAKIRVNTVNPDAVIADSNIWAGGWAEGRAKAYGISVEELPAYYAKRTLLNEVILPEDIANACFAFVSGLLNKSTGNALNVDGGVAMAFYR comes from the coding sequence ATGGAATTTAAGCACGTGAGTTATTTGTGGGACGAGGAGAAGGCCTCCAAAATAGACAATGAAGTGGATCTTTTTCTGTATAGATCCAATCTTCTTGGTGCAGACTTGAGATTGACGAATTATGGGGGAGGAAATACCTCAGTGAAGATTACAGATGTGGATCCATTGACGGGAGAAGCAGTGCCGGTCATGTGGATCAAAGGTTCTGGAGGGGACATTGGTACTTTGACCCGGGGCGGATGTGCGGCCCTCTATTTAGACAGATTAAGGGCTCTGGAGAGAGTATATAGAGGAGTGGATTTTGAGGACGAAATGGTAGCTTTGTTCAATCATTGCATCTTTGATCTGAACTCTAAAGCCCCGTCTATAGATACCCCATTACATGGATTTTTGCCTTATAAACATATAGATCACCTACATCCAGATGCCGCCATAGCCATAGCTGCTGCAAAAGATGGAAAAGCTATTACGGAGGATTTGTTTCAGGGAGAGATAGGTTGGGTAGACTGGAAAAGACCCGGATTTGAGCTAGGCTTATCCCTGAGAGCCTGTGTACAGGAAGCGGAACAAAGGGGTGTCACACTAAAAGGTATCATGCTGGGATCACACGGTTTATTTACCTGGGGTGAAACATCTTATGAAAGTTATGTCAATACCCTAGAGGTGATTGAGAAATGCGCAGAGTATATTGAAAGCAAGGTCACAGTGCCTTTTGGTGGTGCCATACTAGCTTCTCTTGGAGAAGAAGGTAGGAGAGATAGAGCGGCAGAAATAGCCCCGGTATTAAGAGGATTTTGTTCATCAGAACGCTCCATGGTGGGGCATTTTACAGATGATGAAAGGGTACTGGAATTCATCAATTCTGCAGACCTTGCCCGACTGGCTCCTATGGGAACTTCCTGTCCGGACCATTTCTTGCGGACAAAGATCAGCCCTTTGGTATTGCCTTTAGCCCCTACTGAGGATTTAAGTGAGGTGAAGGAAAAGTTGACACCCGTCTTCGAAGAATATAGAGAGGGATACAAGGCCTATTATGAAACTTGTAAGCATCCTGATTCTCCCGCCATGCGTGATCCAAACCCCGTAGTGATCTTGTATCCCGGTATAGGAATGTTCACCTTTGCGAAGGACAAAACCACCGCTCGACTAGCATCAGAATATTACGTCAATGCCATCAATGTGATGAGGGGTGCAGAAGCTATTTCATCTTATACGTCTTTACCCCGTCAAGAGGCCTTTGATATAGAATATTGGTTATTAGAGGAAGCAAAACTACAACGCATGCCTAAGCCTAAGGCACTGGCGGGTAGAGTAGCTCTGGTGACCGGATCCGGGGGAGGAATTGGTAAGGCTATAGCCAAAAAGTTTGCTCAAGAAGGTGCCTGCGTGGTATTGAGCGATATTGACGGACAAAGGTTAGAAAGTACCCGACAAGAATTCGTTAGCACATTTGGGAAAGATGCGGTAGCGGCTACCTTTCTGAATGTAACAGATGAGGATAGTGCGGCAGTTGCCTTTAAAGCCGCTGCGGTGGCTTTTGGTGGAGTAGATATAGTGGTGAACAATGCAGGAATCAGCATCTCGAAATCCATTGAAGAACATAGCTTAGAAGAATGGGACAGACTTTATGATATCCTAGTGAAAGGACAATTTATAGTATCCAAAGCCGGAATCGCTTTAATGAAGAAGCAAGGCATTGGGGGCGATATTCTAAATATAGTATCCAAAAATGCGGTGGTGGCCGGTCCAAATAATCCGGGTTACGGATCTGCGAAGGCGGCACAAGCGCATCTCTCCCGCTTGATGGCCGCAGAGTTAGGTGCGGCAAAAATCCGTGTCAACACAGTAAACCCGGACGCAGTGATAGCAGATTCCAATATATGGGCCGGAGGCTGGGCAGAAGGCAGAGCCAAAGCCTATGGAATTAGCGTGGAGGAGTTGCCTGCTTACTATGCAAAACGTACCTTGCTAAACGAAGTCATACTTCCGGAAGACATAGCGAACGCTTGCTTTGCCTTTGTTTCCGGATTGTTAAACAAGAGCACCGGAAATGCACTGAATGTAGATGGAGGTGTAGCCATGGCATTTTACAGATAA
- the rhaT gene encoding L-rhamnose/proton symporter RhaT, whose translation MQTILGILFHTLGGISSGSFYMPFKRVKQWSWESYWIVGGLFSWLIVPPLAAWLTVDDFGSIIAGTDSSIKFLIYGLGVLWGIGGLTYGLGVRYLGMSLGNSVILGVSSALGSLGPAIYYNFSPVEGKASLSDMLQHTGGQLVLLGILVCLIGIYVSGKAGMLKENELSTEAKQESTSEFNFGLGIVIAVISGLLSAFFNFGIEAGKPMADVAVQQGNNPLFQNNVTYVVLLWGGLTTNLLWCLYLNFKNGSYKDYTNGQTPIVRNILFSALAGTMWYIQFFFYGMGESKLGNGASSWILHMATIILTANFWGLYLKEWSAVSKGTFRTFVLGITLILLSIFLVGIGNSI comes from the coding sequence ATGCAAACCATTTTAGGAATCCTATTTCATACCCTGGGGGGTATTTCTTCCGGCAGTTTTTACATGCCGTTCAAACGAGTAAAACAGTGGTCGTGGGAGAGTTATTGGATAGTGGGGGGATTATTCTCTTGGTTAATAGTACCACCCTTAGCAGCATGGCTCACGGTAGATGATTTTGGAAGTATCATTGCAGGTACAGACTCTTCCATCAAGTTTTTGATTTATGGGCTAGGTGTACTTTGGGGCATAGGAGGATTAACGTATGGTTTAGGAGTCAGATACCTGGGCATGTCTTTAGGTAATTCTGTCATCTTAGGTGTGAGCTCCGCTTTAGGATCACTGGGACCTGCCATTTACTATAATTTTTCACCGGTAGAAGGTAAGGCTTCCCTCTCAGATATGCTTCAACATACAGGTGGGCAACTCGTACTTTTAGGAATTCTGGTCTGCTTGATTGGGATTTACGTTTCAGGAAAGGCAGGCATGTTAAAAGAGAATGAATTGAGTACAGAAGCGAAGCAAGAAAGCACTTCAGAATTCAATTTTGGCTTAGGAATAGTGATAGCGGTGATTTCCGGTTTACTTTCCGCCTTCTTCAATTTTGGCATAGAGGCAGGTAAGCCTATGGCTGATGTGGCGGTTCAACAGGGAAATAATCCTTTGTTCCAGAATAACGTCACCTATGTGGTTCTACTCTGGGGAGGATTGACCACTAATCTGCTATGGTGCCTATACCTGAACTTCAAGAACGGTTCATATAAGGATTATACGAATGGGCAGACGCCTATTGTGAGAAACATACTTTTCTCCGCCTTAGCCGGAACCATGTGGTATATACAGTTCTTCTTCTATGGCATGGGAGAAAGTAAGTTAGGGAATGGAGCCAGCTCCTGGATCCTGCACATGGCTACCATCATTCTGACGGCAAATTTTTGGGGCTTGTACCTGAAAGAATGGAGTGCAGTGAGTAAGGGTACCTTCCGGACCTTTGTCTTGGGCATTACTTTGATTTTATTATCCATATTCCTCGTGGGAATTGGAAATTCTATATAA
- a CDS encoding family 78 glycoside hydrolase catalytic domain: MKIISLILLTCALAWGQVDYKKQAWTAHWISVPGYSSTEYGIYQFRKEVALSVVPKSYVVYVSADNRYELYVNGEWIGFGPARGDISHWNYEEYDLSPYLKPGKNWIAAKVWNEGEYRPEAQFSVRTGFLLQGVTDPSISTGTSWLGRRDESFAPLPLKVPFYYVAGPGEVRDLNKYTPDWETGKGEGWKPAQNIVRALPNTIVGPYGTTNIWMLQASILPPLERKIERLGKVVKAEGVSLNNFPKVKEPIHLPARKKVSLLLDQGYLTNAYPILQFSGGKGAKISLSYAEALYDDRMKKGNRNEVEGKKFIGRKDSLISAGRRGEVFRTYSYRTYRYLLMEVETQEEALEIEDLQSLFVGFPFQMKARMDSELGEMQDMLEVGWRTARLCAVDTYMDCPYYEQLQYIGDARIQALVSLYNSGDDRLLKNALNLMDQSRQPEGITLSRHPSYTPQYIPTFSLWYIGMLYDYLRYGSDIGFVKQKLSGVHQVLQYFQRYENEEGSLRDLPQWRFTDWVSAKDWKSGEGPFGADGGSAILDFQLLWAYQVAANLEKDLGVNVYREMYLKKAEKLKQMLKKRYWVAERGLFADRSEKDLYSQHANTLAILTETVTPEEAKTIARKLLEEKDLAPASIYFKYYLHLALVKAGRGEEYLSFLDDWRENLRLGLTTWAEMSDVSGSRSDCHAWGSSPNIEFYRILLGIDSDSPGFAKVKIQPHLGDLKQLSGEIPHPNGKISASYTLVDSQWKVQIALPNGVDGTFEWKGQKKALKPGLNDFMIKNSN, from the coding sequence ATGAAAATTATTTCTCTCATCCTGCTCACTTGTGCCCTGGCTTGGGGACAGGTGGATTATAAAAAGCAGGCCTGGACCGCTCATTGGATCAGTGTTCCCGGTTATTCTTCTACAGAATACGGCATCTACCAATTTCGAAAGGAAGTAGCTCTAAGCGTTGTTCCTAAATCCTATGTGGTGTATGTCTCCGCTGATAACCGATATGAATTATATGTCAATGGTGAATGGATAGGTTTCGGACCTGCCAGAGGAGATATCTCCCATTGGAACTATGAAGAGTATGACCTTTCTCCTTATCTAAAACCTGGGAAAAACTGGATCGCTGCTAAGGTCTGGAACGAAGGAGAGTACCGCCCGGAGGCCCAATTCTCCGTAAGAACCGGATTTCTTCTACAAGGAGTGACAGACCCTTCCATCTCTACGGGTACTTCCTGGCTAGGGAGAAGGGACGAAAGCTTTGCTCCTCTCCCTCTAAAAGTTCCCTTCTATTATGTAGCCGGACCTGGAGAAGTGAGGGACTTGAATAAGTATACTCCTGATTGGGAAACGGGAAAAGGCGAAGGGTGGAAACCTGCCCAAAATATTGTTAGGGCTTTGCCTAACACCATTGTGGGACCCTATGGAACTACCAATATTTGGATGTTACAGGCCTCTATTCTCCCGCCTTTGGAACGAAAAATAGAACGGCTGGGAAAAGTGGTTAAAGCGGAAGGCGTAAGCCTCAATAATTTCCCAAAGGTAAAAGAGCCCATTCATCTACCGGCAAGGAAGAAAGTTAGCCTACTTTTAGACCAAGGTTACCTTACTAATGCCTATCCCATTCTACAATTCAGCGGGGGGAAAGGTGCTAAAATCAGCCTGTCTTATGCAGAAGCCTTGTACGATGACCGTATGAAAAAGGGAAATAGAAATGAGGTAGAGGGGAAGAAATTCATAGGCAGAAAGGACAGTTTAATATCAGCTGGAAGGAGAGGAGAGGTCTTTAGAACGTATAGCTACCGAACCTACAGATACCTGCTGATGGAGGTGGAAACGCAGGAAGAAGCCTTAGAAATTGAGGATCTACAAAGTCTCTTTGTGGGTTTCCCTTTCCAAATGAAGGCAAGAATGGATTCGGAGCTTGGGGAGATGCAGGACATGCTGGAGGTGGGATGGAGAACCGCCCGTCTTTGTGCAGTAGATACCTACATGGATTGTCCCTACTATGAGCAGTTGCAATACATAGGTGATGCCCGTATCCAGGCTTTGGTCAGTCTTTACAATAGTGGTGATGATAGACTTTTAAAGAATGCCTTGAATTTGATGGATCAATCCCGCCAACCGGAAGGGATCACCCTAAGCAGACATCCTTCCTATACACCTCAATACATACCCACTTTTTCACTTTGGTACATAGGTATGCTTTATGACTACCTCAGGTACGGCAGTGATATCGGATTTGTGAAGCAAAAGTTGAGTGGAGTTCATCAGGTTTTACAGTATTTCCAAAGGTATGAAAACGAGGAAGGTTCTCTCAGAGATTTACCCCAATGGAGGTTTACGGATTGGGTGAGTGCCAAAGACTGGAAAAGCGGGGAAGGACCTTTTGGGGCAGACGGAGGCTCAGCCATACTGGATTTTCAGTTGCTCTGGGCTTACCAAGTAGCTGCAAACTTGGAAAAGGACTTGGGTGTAAATGTATACCGAGAGATGTATTTGAAGAAAGCAGAAAAGTTGAAACAGATGCTGAAAAAGCGGTATTGGGTGGCAGAAAGAGGCCTGTTTGCGGATCGTTCAGAAAAGGATTTGTATTCTCAACATGCCAATACTCTGGCCATTCTGACCGAAACGGTAACTCCGGAGGAGGCAAAGACTATAGCCCGGAAACTCTTAGAAGAAAAAGATCTGGCACCCGCTTCCATCTACTTTAAATACTATCTCCATTTGGCTTTAGTAAAGGCCGGTAGAGGAGAAGAGTATTTGTCCTTCTTAGATGATTGGAGAGAAAACCTACGCCTGGGATTGACTACCTGGGCAGAGATGTCTGATGTTTCAGGTTCCCGTTCGGACTGCCACGCCTGGGGCTCTAGCCCAAACATTGAGTTCTACCGGATACTTTTAGGTATAGATAGTGATTCACCCGGCTTTGCGAAAGTGAAAATCCAACCTCATTTAGGTGATTTGAAGCAGCTTTCCGGTGAAATTCCGCATCCCAACGGCAAAATCAGCGCCTCTTATACCTTAGTGGATAGCCAATGGAAAGTCCAAATTGCTCTTCCGAATGGAGTGGACGGGACTTTTGAATGGAAAGGACAAAAAAAGGCCTTGAAACCCGGACTTAATGACTTTATGATAAAAAATAGTAATTAA
- a CDS encoding LysR family transcriptional regulator: MRTLTYFIALAEELNYAKAALRLGVTQPAVTRQIQALEEELQVKLIDETQKKAHKRVVLTEEGVYFYHEALKLVEQQKESLEGLARLRDKKKTLQIGFMAYTPGEELKRLLKVFATALEEYDFKWKLFHEASSLIDALKRDEIHLAVHCTWAKVPDGWVEATIQKGNLRVLFPPSDPRFCSCEVSTLRGEKGIVVGGLGIKELQTVHEVGNFDQLEALVQAGAGIGIIPSFFSRQRGAVWMPEVPCRWAIWMSRAGHVFERINFNL, translated from the coding sequence ATGAGAACCCTGACTTATTTCATTGCCCTGGCAGAAGAACTAAACTATGCAAAAGCTGCACTAAGGTTAGGTGTTACTCAACCGGCCGTGACTAGGCAGATACAGGCTTTGGAAGAAGAACTTCAAGTAAAACTCATAGATGAGACTCAGAAAAAAGCGCATAAACGAGTAGTCCTCACAGAAGAAGGAGTGTATTTTTACCATGAGGCACTGAAGCTTGTAGAACAGCAAAAAGAGAGTTTGGAGGGCTTAGCCCGACTAAGAGATAAGAAGAAGACCCTGCAGATAGGCTTTATGGCCTATACCCCAGGGGAGGAATTGAAAAGACTTCTAAAGGTTTTTGCTACGGCCTTAGAGGAATATGATTTCAAGTGGAAGCTCTTTCATGAGGCAAGTTCCTTGATTGACGCCCTTAAGAGAGATGAAATTCACCTTGCCGTACACTGCACTTGGGCTAAAGTGCCTGACGGATGGGTAGAAGCCACCATCCAAAAAGGAAACCTTAGAGTGCTGTTTCCTCCGTCAGATCCCAGATTTTGTAGTTGTGAAGTGAGTACGCTAAGAGGGGAGAAAGGTATAGTAGTGGGTGGACTAGGCATAAAGGAGCTGCAAACGGTTCATGAAGTAGGGAATTTTGACCAACTGGAGGCGCTAGTACAGGCAGGCGCAGGAATAGGCATTATACCTTCATTTTTTTCCAGGCAAAGAGGGGCTGTATGGATGCCTGAAGTGCCATGTAGATGGGCGATATGGATGAGTAGGGCAGGGCACGTCTTTGAACGCATAAACTTCAACCTATGA
- a CDS encoding GntR family transcriptional regulator: MSRFLVTVDELSATPKYRQLMDAVIQAVKSGVLQQGDSMPSINELSFQTDISRLTVEKSYKELRKLGILEAFQGKGYFVKSTEIKQEYRVLLLFNKLSAHKKIVYDAFVRELGDKASVDFYIYNNDARMFCRLLEEKSKNNYTHYVVIPHFIEGEKLAVKALEKIPTSSLILVDKILPELKGSYGAVYENFSRDLYQALVQLLDALQKYKVLKLVFPENSYYPKEILEGFLSFCESFVFEHKIVHEVKGEEVQAGDVFINLMEDDLFELLEQMQDLKVGKDIGIISYNETKAKKYIMNGLTTISTDFEAMGIKAAELVLKHSKQQWQNPFHVTLRDSL; the protein is encoded by the coding sequence ATGTCAAGGTTTTTAGTAACAGTTGATGAACTCTCGGCTACACCTAAGTACCGACAATTAATGGATGCTGTCATTCAGGCTGTAAAAAGTGGAGTTTTGCAGCAAGGAGACTCCATGCCCTCTATTAATGAATTGAGTTTCCAGACTGACATATCCCGCCTAACCGTAGAGAAGAGCTACAAGGAACTTCGTAAGCTAGGTATTCTGGAGGCTTTTCAGGGCAAAGGCTATTTTGTAAAGTCAACAGAAATCAAGCAGGAATACCGTGTCCTTCTGCTCTTCAATAAACTCAGCGCGCATAAGAAAATAGTGTATGATGCTTTTGTAAGGGAATTAGGCGACAAAGCCTCCGTAGATTTTTATATCTACAACAATGATGCCCGCATGTTCTGCCGACTGCTAGAAGAGAAAAGCAAGAATAATTACACCCATTACGTAGTGATTCCCCATTTCATAGAAGGAGAAAAGTTAGCCGTTAAAGCTTTGGAAAAGATTCCTACTTCCTCCCTCATTCTGGTAGATAAGATACTTCCCGAGCTCAAAGGCTCGTATGGGGCAGTTTATGAGAACTTTAGTAGAGACCTGTACCAAGCATTAGTTCAATTATTAGATGCTTTGCAAAAATACAAGGTACTTAAACTGGTATTCCCGGAGAATTCTTATTACCCAAAGGAAATCCTGGAAGGTTTCTTGTCGTTTTGCGAAAGCTTTGTCTTTGAACATAAGATAGTACACGAAGTTAAAGGTGAAGAGGTACAAGCAGGTGACGTGTTCATTAATCTTATGGAGGATGATCTGTTTGAACTTTTGGAACAAATGCAAGACTTGAAAGTGGGAAAGGATATAGGCATTATCTCCTACAATGAGACCAAAGCTAAGAAGTATATAATGAACGGTCTAACTACCATCTCCACAGATTTTGAAGCCATGGGGATAAAAGCTGCGGAACTGGTACTTAAACATTCTAAACAGCAGTGGCAAAATCCCTTTCACGTAACCCTTAGAGATTCCTTATGA
- a CDS encoding zinc ribbon domain-containing protein YjdM produces the protein MSEFPPCPNCKSEYVYPSDDLLICPECFHEWNPADEDDGTLKVLDSNGNLLQDGDSVVIIKDLPVKGAPKPIKAGTKVKNIRLTEGDHNIDCKVEGFGAMALKSEFVRKA, from the coding sequence ATGTCAGAATTCCCACCATGCCCTAATTGTAAGTCAGAATACGTTTATCCTTCTGATGATTTGTTGATTTGTCCGGAGTGTTTTCACGAGTGGAATCCGGCAGATGAAGATGACGGAACCTTAAAGGTTCTGGATAGCAATGGAAACCTACTTCAGGATGGAGACTCCGTGGTTATCATAAAGGACCTTCCGGTGAAGGGCGCTCCAAAGCCCATAAAGGCCGGCACCAAAGTAAAGAACATCCGTTTGACGGAGGGAGATCATAATATCGACTGCAAGGTAGAGGGATTCGGAGCCATGGCTCTGAAATCAGAGTTCGTAAGAAAAGCATAA